DNA sequence from the Antarctobacter heliothermus genome:
TCATCGTCGTCCAGCGCAAGGCGGTTGTTGACCACGCGGTAGCCGGGTTTGACCTGTGGCGGACGGTTGAACAGCCGCTGGATTAGTGGGGCACCCTTGGTGTGATCCGCCTCCAGCGAGGTCAACAGGATACGGGTCAGATCACCGACTGCGGTGGCGTGGCGGAAATAGTCCTGCATGAACCATTCCACTGCGCGGCGGCCGCCTCGATCATTGTAGCCCATGCGCGCGGCCACCTCGACCTGCATGTCAAAGCTGAGCTGTTCGTTGGCGCGCCCTGCCGCGAGATGCAGGTGACACCGCACGGCCCAGAGAAAACGCTCCGCCTGAACAAAGGTTTCGTATTCCTCGGGGCGAAACACACCTGCAGTGACCAGTTGCGACACATCGTCGGTGTGGTGGACGTATTTGATGATCCAGAACAGCGATTGCAGATCACGCAACCCGCCCTTGCCCTCCTTCACGTTGGGCTCGACCATGTAGCGTTGGCCTTGCTTGTCGTGGCGGGCGTCGCGTTCGGACAGCTTGGCCTCGACAAATTCACGCGCCGTGGCGTTGAAGAGATCGTTCCAGAGCGTCTTTTCCAGATCGTCGGAAAGCCCCCGGTCGCCGATGAGAAATCGGCTTTCCAACATGGCGGTGCGGATGGTGAAATCCTCGCCGCCCAGGCGAAGGCAGTCCCGCACGGTGCGAGAGCTGTGGCCGACCTTCAGCCGCAAGTCCCACAAAATGTAGAGCATCGATTCAATGACGCTCTCGGCCCAGGCGGTGATCTTGTAGGGGGTCAGGAACAGCAGATCGACGTCGGAATAGGGGGCCATTTCGCCACGGCCATAGCCACCCACCGACAGGACGGACAGCCGCTCTGCCTCTGTCGGATTGGGACGACGGTGCAGGACCTCGGTGGCGATTTCAAAGGTCAGGCGGACGATGCAATCGGTGATCCAGGTATAGGATCGGGTGGTCCGACGCGCGCCAAACGGCTCCAGCGCAAAGGCCTCTGCCACCGCTGCGCGCCCGGCGTCGCGGGCGTCGCGCAGGGTGGCGACAGTATGTTTGCGGATGTCGGTTTCCGCGGAGCTTTTCGGCAGGCCGGAAAACAGCGCGCTGCGCACCGCCGAGAGATCAAAGATCTCTGCGGCGGGCGCGATCAGGTCATCGGGGAGGGTTTCTGTCTCAGAAACCGCCGCCGGAGAGGTTGCTTGGGGCAGGGTCAAGGATCACCATCTGCTTGTCTTTTACCGTGGCCACCGCCAGCGCGCGCCGGTTGGTGCCATCGTTCAACAGTCGGAATACACCGCCCGTCCCGGTAAAGCCAGTCGAGGTGAGAGCCGTTGTGGACAGCGCGTCTGCGCGCCCGGCCACTGCCAGAGTGCCGATGGCGCTGATCCCGTCATAAGCCAAACCGGCCAGCGGGTGCGGATCGGTGCCATAGGCAGTCTTGTAGCGGGCCGAGAACGCAGCAAGGCGCTGGGTGTCCGGCAGGGCGAACCACGCGCCTTCGGCGCCGGGCAACGCAAAGAGATCGGGACGGACATCCCAACGAGTCAAGCCCAGGTATTGAACCTTGTCAGCCGTAACCCCGGCCTCTGGCAATTGTGTCAGCAGCATCTGCATCGCGGCGTTGGTTGCGTCCGTGGTGATAAAGATGCTGTCGGCAGCACCGGAGTTGACCACACGACCAGCGGCCTTGGCGGCGTTCGTCACGCCCTCGATCGAAAGTTGGTAAGGCTGCGCGCCGACAACTTGGACACCGGCGGCAGTCGCGGCCTTTTCGATGGCAAGTTTGCCCAATTGGCCCGCCACGTCGTCAGAATACAGGATCACCATCTTGGATTTGCCGTTGCGGCGGGCATGCTCGACCATGCGCAGGGCGGTGTTGTCAAAAGTCGCGCCCAGGATGAACACGTTGCCGCCGGCAATGGTCGGGTTGTTCGAAAAGCCCAGAACGTTGATGCCTTCGTCTGTCACCGCCAGACCTGCGGCGTTCACTGCATCGGCGCGCAACGGCCCCAGAATGATTTTGGCGCCGTCATCGACCGCTTTCTGGGCCACCGCTGCGGCAGCGGGTGCCTGACCGCCGGTGTCATAGACACGCAGGTCGATGATCACGCCGTCGCCAAGGTCCGCCATTGCCAGCCGTGCTGCGTTCTCCAACGCGGTGGCGATGGGGGCCGCGCCGCTGTCCGACTGTGGCACCAACAGGGCGACAGGGATCGGTTTTGCGGTGTTGATCCGGGGACCGTCGCCGCCGTCACCACCAAGGCCGGGCAGGCCCGATGGATCACAAGCGGCCAGCGTGAGGGCCGCAGCCAGACCGGCCAATGGGCGCAGCGCCTTGCGGAGGTTGGTAAAAATGGCAAACATGGACTACAGGCTCCCTCGTGTTCTGCGCTTTTGGTGCGACACGGGTAGTGTGCGGCGCGATTTGCCGCCGATCATAAAGAAGCGGGAAAGGGGGGGCCAGTGACGATTGCGGACAATGGTACGTCTGGTGGCGGATTGACGCCGGGTTTATATTTGATCGCCACCCCGATCGGCAACGCGCGCGACATCACCCTGCGGGCGCTGGACCTGCTGGTGGCTGCGGATGTGCTGGTGGCAGAGGATACGCGCAGCCTGCGGCGGTTGATGGAGATCCACGGCGTGACGCTGGGGGACCGGCCGCTATTGGCGTACCACGACCACAACGGGGCGCGAATGCGACCGCGCCTGATGGCGGAACTGGAGGCGGGACGTTCGGTGCTCTATGCGTCCGAGGCGGGAACGCCGATGATCTCGGATCCCGGTTTCGACCTTGCCCGCGCGGCGTCCGAGGCGGGGCATGCGGTGACCAGCGCGCCGGGGGCAAGCGCCGTGATCACGGCGCTGACTCTGGCCGGGTTGCCGACGGACCGGTTTCTGTTCGCCGGATTCCTGCCGAACGCGGGTGGGCCACGCAAAGCCGTGCTGCGGGATCTGTCGGGCGTCCCGGCGACGCTGGTGTTCTACGAATCCCCCAGACGGCTGCCCGAGATGTTGGAAGCCGCGCAAGAGGTGTTGGGCGACCGCGAGGCCGCGGTTTGCCGCGAACTGACCAAGAAATTCGAGGAAACCCGGCGCGGCCGCCTGTCCGACCTTGCCGAACACTACCGCGAGTCACCGGCAAGAGGTGAGGTCGTCGTGGTGATCGGAAAGGGCGATTCAGCATCTGTTAGGGAAATTGACCTAGAACATGAGGTGAACAAGGCGCTGGAAACGATGTCGGTGCGGGATGCGGCGGACTTTGTCTCGGCACGGTTCGGGGTCAAACGGCGTCCGGTCTATCAATTGGCCATGCGCCTCTCTGACAGGGGGAACGATGGTGACACATGATATGGTTGGAAACGGGCGTCAGGCGACCGGGCGGTGCGGCTATCACGCCGGGCTTGCGGCCGAGGATGGTGTCGCATTGGATTATGCACGCCGTGGATATCCCCAGTTGGCGCGCCGTTGGCGTGGGCAGGCGGGAGAAATCGATCTTGTCGTGCAGGATGGTGACGGTGTCGTCATGGTCGAAGTCAAGAAAAGTCGCAGTTTCGCGCGGGCTGCCGACCGACTGTCACAGCGTCAGATCGGGCGGCTAATGCAGGCGGCTGAGGAGTTTCTGAGCACCCAGCCGCGCGGCTCCCTGACGGATGTACGCTTCGATGTGGCGCTGGTGAATGCGCGCGGTGAAATCAAGGTGATTGAGAACGCGCTCTACTGAATCCGCGTGGATGAAAAGTTCCTGTGCGGCGGCGCAGGGCCTCGCCTGCATTGCGCCCGCTCGCATCCTGCGCCATCTATGGCAAGAGACTTGCAGGGAAAGCACATGAAAATCGCCTTTCAGATGGACCCGATCACCGGGGTAGACATCAACGCCGACAGCTCTTTCCGCCTCGCCGAAGAGGCGCAGGCGCGGGGACATCAACTGTTCTATTACGGGCCGGACCAACTGGCCTATGAAGAGGGCCGGGTGACCGCGCGCGGCCATTGGATGACCGTACAACGGGTTGCCGGAACTCCTGCTGTACTGGGGGAACGTGTGGCCGTCGATCTGGCGGATATGGACGTGATCTGGCTGCGGCAGGACCCGCCGTTCGACATGCACTATATCACGACGACCCATCTGTTGGACCGGCTCAAGGACGACGTGCTGGTTGTGAATGATCCGTTTTGGGTGCGCAACTCGCCCGAAAAGCTGCTGGTGCTGAATTTTCCAGACCTGACGCCCCCGACAGCCATTGCGCGCGACCTTGGGGTTTTGCGCGCGTTCCGGGCAAAGCACGGCGACGTGATCGTCAAGCCTCTGTACGGCAATGGTGGCGCGGGGGTCTTTAAGCTGGGCGCCAGCGACAGTAACCTCAGTTCGCTTTACGAGATGTTCACGGGCTTTTCGCGA
Encoded proteins:
- the gshB gene encoding glutathione synthase — protein: MKIAFQMDPITGVDINADSSFRLAEEAQARGHQLFYYGPDQLAYEEGRVTARGHWMTVQRVAGTPAVLGERVAVDLADMDVIWLRQDPPFDMHYITTTHLLDRLKDDVLVVNDPFWVRNSPEKLLVLNFPDLTPPTAIARDLGVLRAFRAKHGDVIVKPLYGNGGAGVFKLGASDSNLSSLYEMFTGFSREPLIVQKYLPAVSKGDKRVILVDGEAVGAINRVPAEGEVRSNMHVGGRPEKVALTERDLEICAAIGPVLKEKGQIFVGIDVIGDWLTEINVTSPTGIQELERFDDINVAEKIWQAIEAKLP
- a CDS encoding penicillin-binding protein activator — encoded protein: MFAIFTNLRKALRPLAGLAAALTLAACDPSGLPGLGGDGGDGPRINTAKPIPVALLVPQSDSGAAPIATALENAARLAMADLGDGVIIDLRVYDTGGQAPAAAAVAQKAVDDGAKIILGPLRADAVNAAGLAVTDEGINVLGFSNNPTIAGGNVFILGATFDNTALRMVEHARRNGKSKMVILYSDDVAGQLGKLAIEKAATAAGVQVVGAQPYQLSIEGVTNAAKAAGRVVNSGAADSIFITTDATNAAMQMLLTQLPEAGVTADKVQYLGLTRWDVRPDLFALPGAEGAWFALPDTQRLAAFSARYKTAYGTDPHPLAGLAYDGISAIGTLAVAGRADALSTTALTSTGFTGTGGVFRLLNDGTNRRALAVATVKDKQMVILDPAPSNLSGGGF
- the rsmI gene encoding 16S rRNA (cytidine(1402)-2'-O)-methyltransferase — translated: MTIADNGTSGGGLTPGLYLIATPIGNARDITLRALDLLVAADVLVAEDTRSLRRLMEIHGVTLGDRPLLAYHDHNGARMRPRLMAELEAGRSVLYASEAGTPMISDPGFDLARAASEAGHAVTSAPGASAVITALTLAGLPTDRFLFAGFLPNAGGPRKAVLRDLSGVPATLVFYESPRRLPEMLEAAQEVLGDREAAVCRELTKKFEETRRGRLSDLAEHYRESPARGEVVVVIGKGDSASVREIDLEHEVNKALETMSVRDAADFVSARFGVKRRPVYQLAMRLSDRGNDGDT
- a CDS encoding YraN family protein; this encodes MVTHDMVGNGRQATGRCGYHAGLAAEDGVALDYARRGYPQLARRWRGQAGEIDLVVQDGDGVVMVEVKKSRSFARAADRLSQRQIGRLMQAAEEFLSTQPRGSLTDVRFDVALVNARGEIKVIENALY